In one window of Solanum pennellii chromosome 2, SPENNV200 DNA:
- the LOC107010938 gene encoding glycine-rich domain-containing protein 2-like isoform X4: MEMKQQLEWNEAQKTLINVDLVAAAKEQLKFLATVDRNRWLYEGRGLDKAIHRYYSCWLPLLAKHSESPFFDGPLVVPLDCEWIWHCHRLNPVRYKTDCENLYGRILDNHDVVSSVNAKSKQDTEELWKHLYANEPYDLDSARALSEDVHAKAEKYSDYDLVSAVSRQSPFFYQVSRPHINNNLYLEGAVARYKGFLHLIRRNKERSIKSFTVPTYDIDLIWHTHQLHPASYCKDLVDIMGKILEHDDTDSDRTKGKKLDTGFFRTTRQWEETYGLRYWRAGAMYRGSSPSPLGNSYYPSNPVSKSADIFHEHQKIMQYPEMEAVEVMLELVDIRNLPEGREGSFFVSFSKTQPDRIFNAKRKLTILSITGEKQVASFQCEPNGHLLFDLMSCSSSGLPIPKPVKSVGSVKVSLEDLVCPTSKLTMEKWLEVVPSSKMETLKPICLRVAISVTTPTAAPYVFHFVRPRAFSKNSCLFPLPGRIQHAKNWTRIIDDAGDEVISLQMRDSKKSKGETDSTLHKEVVGVSKSGEVHSLAELVGKEWLLLDAKWSLQLQTSSSDDGHLFELAGQRNVKFFPGQRLDYEHKYCTKQRSQDDFMTAVEFSAQDPYGKAVALVDLKFGVISVTEEWFLLPGSITAFVLCDTLKKEGYSSLVGSAKHSKEKNLSTQETDVCHEEDNRANLESETEKGVKLDLEATKGSIVAPVNEAISGGCGNLMKRGAYGSCGAVFGNKLKSGGCGCGSMLESGGCGGCGGSGCGGCGGGGCGSMLESGGCGGCGGSGCGGCGGGGCGSMLESGGCGGGGCGSMLESGGCGGSGCGGCGGGGCGSMLESGGCGGGGCGSMLESGGCGGSGCGGCGGGGCGSMLKSGGCGGGGCGCGNRLESGGCGGCGGGGCGNRLESGGCGGCGGGGCGNRLESGGCGGCGGGGCGNRLESGGCGGCGGGGCGNRLESGGCGGCGGGGCGNRLESGGCGGCGGGGCGNRLESGGCGGCGGGGCGNRLESGGCGGCGGGGCGNRLESGGCGGCGGGGCGNRLESGGCGGCGGGGCGNRLESGGCGGCGGNSLKSSGCGGCGGGGCGNGLASMTTVEVNA, encoded by the exons ATGGAGATGAAACAGCAGTTAGAGTggaatgaagctcagaagactCTGATAAATGTGGACCTTGTTGCTGCAGCTAAAGAACAGCTCAAGTTTCTTGCTACCGTTGATAGAAACCGTTGGCTGTATGAAGGCCGTGGCCTGGATAAAGCCATTCATAG GTACTACTCATGTTGGCTACCACTGTTGGCAAAACACTCTGAGTCCCCCTTCTTTGACGGGCCCTTGGTTGTTCCTTTGGACTGTGAATGGATTTGGCATTGTCACCGGCTCAATCCT GTTAGATACAAGACTGACTGTGAGAATTTATATGGGAGAATTCTTGACAACCATGATGTTGTATCTTCTGTGAATGCAAAGTCAAAACAGGATACCGAAGAACTGTGGAAACACTTGTATGCAAACGAGCCTTATGATTTGGACTCAGCTAGAGCTCTTTCAGAAGATGTCCATGCAAAAGCTGAAAAGTACAGTGATTATGATCTAGTCTCTGCTGTTTCACGGCAAAGCCCATTCTTCTACCAG GTGTCTAGACCACACATAAACAACAATCTCTATCTTGAAGGTGCTGTGGCTCGATACAAGGGTTTCTTACATCTGATCCGGAGAAACAAAGAAAGATCCATTAAGAGCTTCACTGTTCCAACTTATGACATAGACCTTATCTGGCATACTCACCAGTTACATCCTGCTTCTTATTGCAAAGACCTTGTTGACATTATGGGTAAGATTTTAGAACATGATGACACTGACTCAGATCGAACAAAAGGGAAAAAGTTGGATACTGGCTTTTTTCGAACTACAAGGCAGTGGGAAGAAACATATGGTTTAAGATATTGGAGGGCAGGTGCTATGTATAGAGGCAGTTCACCATCTCCTCTTGGGAATTCTTATTACCCCTCCAACCCTGTAAGCAAGAGTGCAGATATTTTCCATGAGCACCAAAAGATAATGCAGTATCCTGAGATGGAAGCAGTAGAA GTTATGTTAGAGCTTGTAGATATCAGAAATCTACCAGAAGGACGCGAGGGAAGCTTCTTTGTCTCATTTAGCAAGACTCAGCCTGATAGAATCTTCAATGCAAAGAGAAAACTTACTATTTTGTCCATCACTGGGGAAAAACAGGTTGCTTCTTTCCAATGTGAACCTAATGGTCATCTTCTTTTTGATCTCATGTCATGCTCATCGTCTGGTTTACCTATTCCAAAACCTGTTAAATCTGTGGGTTCTGTTAAAGTCTCTTTAGAAGATTTGGTTTGCCCGACTTCGAAACTTACAATGGAAAAGTGGTTGGAAGTTGTGCCAAGCTCTAAAATGGAAACACTAAAGCCAATCTGTTTACGAGTAGCTATCTCAGTTACAACACCTACTGCAGCACCATATGTCTTTCACTTTGTCCGTCCTCGAGCATTCTCCAAAAATTCTTGCTTATTCCCACTTCCTGGTAGGATTCAGCATGCTAAGAATTGGACTCGCATCATTGATGATGCTGGTGATGAGGTCATTAGCCTTCAAATGAG GGACTCGAAGAAATCCAAGGGTGAAACTGATTCTACATTGCACAAGGAGGTGGTTGGCGTCAGCAAGTCCGGCGAGGTACATTCTCTTGCTGAGTTAGTAGGGAAAGAGTGGTTGCTGTTAGATGCAAAGTGGTCTCTTCAACTTCAAACATCCAGCAGTGATGATGGCCACCTTTTTGAGTTGGCTGGTCAGAGGAAT GTGAAATTCTTCCCTGGTCAGAGGCTGGATTATGAGCACAAGTATTGTACAAAGCAAAGGAGTCAAGATGATTTTATGACAGCGGTAGAGTTCTCTGCACAGGATCCTTATGGAAAGGCAGTAGCGTTGGTTGACTTGAAATTTGGAGTTATCAGT GTGACAGAGGAGTGGTTTCTTTTGCCTGGTTCTATAACAGCTTTTGTACTTTGTGATACGTTGAAGAAGGAAGGGTATAGTAGCTTGGTAGGCAGTGCTAAACATTCGAAAGAGAAGAATTTGTCCACTCAAGAAACTGATGTGTGCCATGAAGAGGACAACAGAGCTAATCTGGAATCTGAGACAGAGAAGGGGGTGAAGTTGGACCTGGAGGCTACCAAAGGAAGCATTGTAGCACCCGTAAATGAAGCAATCAGTGGAGGCTGCGGTAATCTTATGAAGAGGGGAGCCTATGGTAGTTGTGGTGCTGTTTTTGGAAACAAATTAAAGAGTGGTGGTTGTGGTTGTGGAAGTATGTTAGAAAGCGGCGGCTGTGGAGGCTGTGGTGGCAGCGGTTGTGGAGgctgtggtggtggtggttgtgGAAGTATGTTAGAAAGCGGTGGTTGTGGAGGCTGTGGTGGCAGTGGTTGTGGAG gctgtggtggtggtggttgtgGAAGTATGTTAGAAAGCGGCGGCTGTGGTGGTGGTGGCTGTGGAAGTATGTTAGAAAGCGGTGGCTGTGGTGGCAGCGGTTGTGGAGgctgtggtggtggtggttgtgGAAGTATGTTAGAAAGCGGCGGCTGTGGTGGTGGTGGCTGTGGAAGTATGTTAGAAAGCGGTGGCTGTGGTGGCAGCGGTTGTGGAGgctgtggtggtggtggttgtgGAAGTATGTTAAAAAGCGGCGgctgtggtggtggtggttgtgGCTGTGGAAATAGGTTAGAAAGTGGCGGCTGTGGAGGTTGTGGTGGTGGTGGCTGTGGAAATAGGTTAGAAAGTGGCGGCTGTGGAGGTTGTGGTGGTGGTGGCTGTGGAAATAGGTTAGAAAGTGGCGGCTGTGGAGGTTGTGGTGGTGGTGGCTGTGGAAATAGGTTAGAAAGTGGCGGCTGTGGAGGTTGTGGTGGTGGTGGCTGTGGAAATAGGTTAGAAAGTGGCGGCTGTGGAGGTTGTGGTGGTGGTGGCTGTGGAAATAGGTTAGAAAGTGGCGGCTGTGGAGGTTGTGGTGGTGGTGGCTGTGGAAATAGGTTAGAAAGTGGCGGCTGTGGAGGTTGTGGTGGTGGTGGCTGTGGAAATAGGTTAGAAAGTGGCGGCTGTGGAGGTTGTGGTGGTGGTGGCTGTGGAAATAGGTTAGAAAGTGGCGGCTGTGGAGGTTGTGGTGGTGGTGGCTGTGGAAATAGGTTAGAAAGTGGCGGCTGTGGAGGTTGTGGTGGTGGTGGCTGTGGAAATAGGTTAGAAAGTGGCGGCTGTGGAGGTTGTGGAGGGAATAGTTTGAAAAGCAGTGGTTGTGGCGGCTGTGGTGGCGGTGGATGTGGTAATGGTTTGGCATCTATGACAACtgttgaagttaatgcataa
- the LOC107010938 gene encoding glycine-rich domain-containing protein 2-like isoform X1: MEMKQQLEWNEAQKTLINVDLVAAAKEQLKFLATVDRNRWLYEGRGLDKAIHRYYSCWLPLLAKHSESPFFDGPLVVPLDCEWIWHCHRLNPVRYKTDCENLYGRILDNHDVVSSVNAKSKQDTEELWKHLYANEPYDLDSARALSEDVHAKAEKYSDYDLVSAVSRQSPFFYQVSRPHINNNLYLEGAVARYKGFLHLIRRNKERSIKSFTVPTYDIDLIWHTHQLHPASYCKDLVDIMGKILEHDDTDSDRTKGKKLDTGFFRTTRQWEETYGLRYWRAGAMYRGSSPSPLGNSYYPSNPVSKSADIFHEHQKIMQYPEMEAVEVMLELVDIRNLPEGREGSFFVSFSKTQPDRIFNAKRKLTILSITGEKQVASFQCEPNGHLLFDLMSCSSSGLPIPKPVKSVGSVKVSLEDLVCPTSKLTMEKWLEVVPSSKMETLKPICLRVAISVTTPTAAPYVFHFVRPRAFSKNSCLFPLPGRIQHAKNWTRIIDDAGDEVISLQMRDSKKSKGETDSTLHKEVVGVSKSGEVHSLAELVGKEWLLLDAKWSLQLQTSSSDDGHLFELAGQRNVKFFPGQRLDYEHKYCTKQRSQDDFMTAVEFSAQDPYGKAVALVDLKFGVISVTEEWFLLPGSITAFVLCDTLKKEGYSSLVGSAKHSKEKNLSTQETDVCHEEDNRANLESETEKGVKLDLEATKGSIVAPVNEAISGGCGNLMKRGAYGSCGAVFGNKLKSGGCGCGSMLESGGCGGCGGSGCGGCGGGGCGSMLESGGCGGCGGSGCGGCGGGGCGSMLESGGCGGGGCGSMLESGGCGGSGCGGCGGGGCGSMLESGGCGGGGCGSMLESGGCGGSGCGGCGGGGCGSMLESGGCGGGGCGSMLESGGCGGSGCGGCGGGGCGSMLKSGGCGGGGCGCGNRLESGGCGGCGGGGCGNRLESGGCGGCGGGGCGNRLESGGCGGCGGGGCGNRLESGGCGGCGGGGCGNRLESGGCGGCGGGGCGNRLESGGCGGCGGGGCGNRLESGGCGGCGGGGCGNRLESGGCGGCGGGGCGNRLESGGCGGCGGGGCGNRLESGGCGGCGGGGCGNRLESGGCGGCGGNSLKSSGCGGCGGGGCGNGLASMTTVEVNA; encoded by the exons ATGGAGATGAAACAGCAGTTAGAGTggaatgaagctcagaagactCTGATAAATGTGGACCTTGTTGCTGCAGCTAAAGAACAGCTCAAGTTTCTTGCTACCGTTGATAGAAACCGTTGGCTGTATGAAGGCCGTGGCCTGGATAAAGCCATTCATAG GTACTACTCATGTTGGCTACCACTGTTGGCAAAACACTCTGAGTCCCCCTTCTTTGACGGGCCCTTGGTTGTTCCTTTGGACTGTGAATGGATTTGGCATTGTCACCGGCTCAATCCT GTTAGATACAAGACTGACTGTGAGAATTTATATGGGAGAATTCTTGACAACCATGATGTTGTATCTTCTGTGAATGCAAAGTCAAAACAGGATACCGAAGAACTGTGGAAACACTTGTATGCAAACGAGCCTTATGATTTGGACTCAGCTAGAGCTCTTTCAGAAGATGTCCATGCAAAAGCTGAAAAGTACAGTGATTATGATCTAGTCTCTGCTGTTTCACGGCAAAGCCCATTCTTCTACCAG GTGTCTAGACCACACATAAACAACAATCTCTATCTTGAAGGTGCTGTGGCTCGATACAAGGGTTTCTTACATCTGATCCGGAGAAACAAAGAAAGATCCATTAAGAGCTTCACTGTTCCAACTTATGACATAGACCTTATCTGGCATACTCACCAGTTACATCCTGCTTCTTATTGCAAAGACCTTGTTGACATTATGGGTAAGATTTTAGAACATGATGACACTGACTCAGATCGAACAAAAGGGAAAAAGTTGGATACTGGCTTTTTTCGAACTACAAGGCAGTGGGAAGAAACATATGGTTTAAGATATTGGAGGGCAGGTGCTATGTATAGAGGCAGTTCACCATCTCCTCTTGGGAATTCTTATTACCCCTCCAACCCTGTAAGCAAGAGTGCAGATATTTTCCATGAGCACCAAAAGATAATGCAGTATCCTGAGATGGAAGCAGTAGAA GTTATGTTAGAGCTTGTAGATATCAGAAATCTACCAGAAGGACGCGAGGGAAGCTTCTTTGTCTCATTTAGCAAGACTCAGCCTGATAGAATCTTCAATGCAAAGAGAAAACTTACTATTTTGTCCATCACTGGGGAAAAACAGGTTGCTTCTTTCCAATGTGAACCTAATGGTCATCTTCTTTTTGATCTCATGTCATGCTCATCGTCTGGTTTACCTATTCCAAAACCTGTTAAATCTGTGGGTTCTGTTAAAGTCTCTTTAGAAGATTTGGTTTGCCCGACTTCGAAACTTACAATGGAAAAGTGGTTGGAAGTTGTGCCAAGCTCTAAAATGGAAACACTAAAGCCAATCTGTTTACGAGTAGCTATCTCAGTTACAACACCTACTGCAGCACCATATGTCTTTCACTTTGTCCGTCCTCGAGCATTCTCCAAAAATTCTTGCTTATTCCCACTTCCTGGTAGGATTCAGCATGCTAAGAATTGGACTCGCATCATTGATGATGCTGGTGATGAGGTCATTAGCCTTCAAATGAG GGACTCGAAGAAATCCAAGGGTGAAACTGATTCTACATTGCACAAGGAGGTGGTTGGCGTCAGCAAGTCCGGCGAGGTACATTCTCTTGCTGAGTTAGTAGGGAAAGAGTGGTTGCTGTTAGATGCAAAGTGGTCTCTTCAACTTCAAACATCCAGCAGTGATGATGGCCACCTTTTTGAGTTGGCTGGTCAGAGGAAT GTGAAATTCTTCCCTGGTCAGAGGCTGGATTATGAGCACAAGTATTGTACAAAGCAAAGGAGTCAAGATGATTTTATGACAGCGGTAGAGTTCTCTGCACAGGATCCTTATGGAAAGGCAGTAGCGTTGGTTGACTTGAAATTTGGAGTTATCAGT GTGACAGAGGAGTGGTTTCTTTTGCCTGGTTCTATAACAGCTTTTGTACTTTGTGATACGTTGAAGAAGGAAGGGTATAGTAGCTTGGTAGGCAGTGCTAAACATTCGAAAGAGAAGAATTTGTCCACTCAAGAAACTGATGTGTGCCATGAAGAGGACAACAGAGCTAATCTGGAATCTGAGACAGAGAAGGGGGTGAAGTTGGACCTGGAGGCTACCAAAGGAAGCATTGTAGCACCCGTAAATGAAGCAATCAGTGGAGGCTGCGGTAATCTTATGAAGAGGGGAGCCTATGGTAGTTGTGGTGCTGTTTTTGGAAACAAATTAAAGAGTGGTGGTTGTGGTTGTGGAAGTATGTTAGAAAGCGGCGGCTGTGGAGGCTGTGGTGGCAGCGGTTGTGGAGgctgtggtggtggtggttgtgGAAGTATGTTAGAAAGCGGTGGTTGTGGAGGCTGTGGTGGCAGTGGTTGTGGAGgctgtggtggtggtggttgtgGAAGTATGTTAGAAAGCGGCGGCTGTGGTGGTGGTGGCTGTGGAAGTATGTTAGAAAGCGGTGGCTGTGGTGGCAGCGGTTGTGGAGgctgtggtggtggtggttgtgGAAGTATGTTAGAAAGCGGCGGCTGTGGTGGTGGTGGCTGTGGAAGTATGTTAGAAAGCGGTGGCTGTGGTGGCAGCGGTTGTGGAGgctgtggtggtggtggttgtgGAAGTATGTTAGAAAGCGGCGGCTGTGGTGGTGGTGGCTGTGGAAGTATGTTAGAAAGCGGTGGCTGTGGTGGCAGCGGTTGTGGAGgctgtggtggtggtggttgtgGAAGTATGTTAAAAAGCGGCGgctgtggtggtggtggttgtgGCTGTGGAAATAGGTTAGAAAGTGGCGGCTGTGGAGGTTGTGGTGGTGGTGGCTGTGGAAATAGGTTAGAAAGTGGCGGCTGTGGAGGTTGTGGTGGTGGTGGCTGTGGAAATAGGTTAGAAAGTGGCGGCTGTGGAGGTTGTGGTGGTGGTGGCTGTGGAAATAGGTTAGAAAGTGGCGGCTGTGGAGGTTGTGGTGGTGGTGGCTGTGGAAATAGGTTAGAAAGTGGCGGCTGTGGAGGTTGTGGTGGTGGTGGCTGTGGAAATAGGTTAGAAAGTGGCGGCTGTGGAGGTTGTGGTGGTGGTGGCTGTGGAAATAGGTTAGAAAGTGGCGGCTGTGGAGGTTGTGGTGGTGGTGGCTGTGGAAATAGGTTAGAAAGTGGCGGCTGTGGAGGTTGTGGTGGTGGTGGCTGTGGAAATAGGTTAGAAAGTGGCGGCTGTGGAGGTTGTGGTGGTGGTGGCTGTGGAAATAGGTTAGAAAGTGGCGGCTGTGGAGGTTGTGGTGGTGGTGGCTGTGGAAATAGGTTAGAAAGTGGCGGCTGTGGAGGTTGTGGAGGGAATAGTTTGAAAAGCAGTGGTTGTGGCGGCTGTGGTGGCGGTGGATGTGGTAATGGTTTGGCATCTATGACAACtgttgaagttaatgcataa
- the LOC107010938 gene encoding glycine-rich domain-containing protein 2-like isoform X2, translating into MEMKQQLEWNEAQKTLINVDLVAAAKEQLKFLATVDRNRWLYEGRGLDKAIHRYYSCWLPLLAKHSESPFFDGPLVVPLDCEWIWHCHRLNPVRYKTDCENLYGRILDNHDVVSSVNAKSKQDTEELWKHLYANEPYDLDSARALSEDVHAKAEKYSDYDLVSAVSRQSPFFYQVSRPHINNNLYLEGAVARYKGFLHLIRRNKERSIKSFTVPTYDIDLIWHTHQLHPASYCKDLVDIMGKILEHDDTDSDRTKGKKLDTGFFRTTRQWEETYGLRYWRAGAMYRGSSPSPLGNSYYPSNPVSKSADIFHEHQKIMQYPEMEAVEVMLELVDIRNLPEGREGSFFVSFSKTQPDRIFNAKRKLTILSITGEKQVASFQCEPNGHLLFDLMSCSSSGLPIPKPVKSVGSVKVSLEDLVCPTSKLTMEKWLEVVPSSKMETLKPICLRVAISVTTPTAAPYVFHFVRPRAFSKNSCLFPLPGRIQHAKNWTRIIDDAGDEVISLQMRDSKKSKGETDSTLHKEVVGVSKSGEVHSLAELVGKEWLLLDAKWSLQLQTSSSDDGHLFELAGQRNVKFFPGQRLDYEHKYCTKQRSQDDFMTAVEFSAQDPYGKAVALVDLKFGVISVTEEWFLLPGSITAFVLCDTLKKEGYSSLVGSAKHSKEKNLSTQETDVCHEEDNRANLESETEKGVKLDLEATKGSIVAPVNEAISGGCGNLMKRGAYGSCGAVFGNKLKSGGCGCGSMLESGGCGGCGGSGCGGCGGGGCGSMLESGGCGGCGGSGCGGCGGGGCGSMLESGGCGGGGCGSMLESGGCGGSGCGGCGGGGCGSMLESGGCGGGGCGSMLESGGCGGSGCGGCGGGGCGSMLESGGCGGGGCGSMLESGGCGGSGCGGCGGGGCGSMLKSGGCGGGGCGCGNRLESGGCGGCGGGGCGNRLESGGCGGCGGGGCGNRLESGGCGGCGGGGCGNRLESGGCGGCGGGGCGNRLESGGCGGCGGGGCGNRLESGGCGGCGGGGCGNRLESGGCGGCGGGGCGNRLESGGCGGCGGGGCGNRLESGGCGGCGGGGCGNRLESGGCGGCGGNSLKSSGCGGCGGGGCGNGLASMTTVEVNA; encoded by the exons ATGGAGATGAAACAGCAGTTAGAGTggaatgaagctcagaagactCTGATAAATGTGGACCTTGTTGCTGCAGCTAAAGAACAGCTCAAGTTTCTTGCTACCGTTGATAGAAACCGTTGGCTGTATGAAGGCCGTGGCCTGGATAAAGCCATTCATAG GTACTACTCATGTTGGCTACCACTGTTGGCAAAACACTCTGAGTCCCCCTTCTTTGACGGGCCCTTGGTTGTTCCTTTGGACTGTGAATGGATTTGGCATTGTCACCGGCTCAATCCT GTTAGATACAAGACTGACTGTGAGAATTTATATGGGAGAATTCTTGACAACCATGATGTTGTATCTTCTGTGAATGCAAAGTCAAAACAGGATACCGAAGAACTGTGGAAACACTTGTATGCAAACGAGCCTTATGATTTGGACTCAGCTAGAGCTCTTTCAGAAGATGTCCATGCAAAAGCTGAAAAGTACAGTGATTATGATCTAGTCTCTGCTGTTTCACGGCAAAGCCCATTCTTCTACCAG GTGTCTAGACCACACATAAACAACAATCTCTATCTTGAAGGTGCTGTGGCTCGATACAAGGGTTTCTTACATCTGATCCGGAGAAACAAAGAAAGATCCATTAAGAGCTTCACTGTTCCAACTTATGACATAGACCTTATCTGGCATACTCACCAGTTACATCCTGCTTCTTATTGCAAAGACCTTGTTGACATTATGGGTAAGATTTTAGAACATGATGACACTGACTCAGATCGAACAAAAGGGAAAAAGTTGGATACTGGCTTTTTTCGAACTACAAGGCAGTGGGAAGAAACATATGGTTTAAGATATTGGAGGGCAGGTGCTATGTATAGAGGCAGTTCACCATCTCCTCTTGGGAATTCTTATTACCCCTCCAACCCTGTAAGCAAGAGTGCAGATATTTTCCATGAGCACCAAAAGATAATGCAGTATCCTGAGATGGAAGCAGTAGAA GTTATGTTAGAGCTTGTAGATATCAGAAATCTACCAGAAGGACGCGAGGGAAGCTTCTTTGTCTCATTTAGCAAGACTCAGCCTGATAGAATCTTCAATGCAAAGAGAAAACTTACTATTTTGTCCATCACTGGGGAAAAACAGGTTGCTTCTTTCCAATGTGAACCTAATGGTCATCTTCTTTTTGATCTCATGTCATGCTCATCGTCTGGTTTACCTATTCCAAAACCTGTTAAATCTGTGGGTTCTGTTAAAGTCTCTTTAGAAGATTTGGTTTGCCCGACTTCGAAACTTACAATGGAAAAGTGGTTGGAAGTTGTGCCAAGCTCTAAAATGGAAACACTAAAGCCAATCTGTTTACGAGTAGCTATCTCAGTTACAACACCTACTGCAGCACCATATGTCTTTCACTTTGTCCGTCCTCGAGCATTCTCCAAAAATTCTTGCTTATTCCCACTTCCTGGTAGGATTCAGCATGCTAAGAATTGGACTCGCATCATTGATGATGCTGGTGATGAGGTCATTAGCCTTCAAATGAG GGACTCGAAGAAATCCAAGGGTGAAACTGATTCTACATTGCACAAGGAGGTGGTTGGCGTCAGCAAGTCCGGCGAGGTACATTCTCTTGCTGAGTTAGTAGGGAAAGAGTGGTTGCTGTTAGATGCAAAGTGGTCTCTTCAACTTCAAACATCCAGCAGTGATGATGGCCACCTTTTTGAGTTGGCTGGTCAGAGGAAT GTGAAATTCTTCCCTGGTCAGAGGCTGGATTATGAGCACAAGTATTGTACAAAGCAAAGGAGTCAAGATGATTTTATGACAGCGGTAGAGTTCTCTGCACAGGATCCTTATGGAAAGGCAGTAGCGTTGGTTGACTTGAAATTTGGAGTTATCAGT GTGACAGAGGAGTGGTTTCTTTTGCCTGGTTCTATAACAGCTTTTGTACTTTGTGATACGTTGAAGAAGGAAGGGTATAGTAGCTTGGTAGGCAGTGCTAAACATTCGAAAGAGAAGAATTTGTCCACTCAAGAAACTGATGTGTGCCATGAAGAGGACAACAGAGCTAATCTGGAATCTGAGACAGAGAAGGGGGTGAAGTTGGACCTGGAGGCTACCAAAGGAAGCATTGTAGCACCCGTAAATGAAGCAATCAGTGGAGGCTGCGGTAATCTTATGAAGAGGGGAGCCTATGGTAGTTGTGGTGCTGTTTTTGGAAACAAATTAAAGAGTGGTGGTTGTGGTTGTGGAAGTATGTTAGAAAGCGGCGGCTGTGGAGGCTGTGGTGGCAGCGGTTGTGGAGgctgtggtggtggtggttgtgGAAGTATGTTAGAAAGCGGTGGTTGTGGAGGCTGTGGTGGCAGTGGTTGTGGAGgctgtggtggtggtggttgtgGAAGTATGTTAGAAAGCGGCGGCTGTGGTGGTGGTGGCTGTGGAAGTATGTTAGAAAGCGGTGGCTGTGGTGGCAGCGGTTGTGGAGgctgtggtggtggtggttgtgGAAGTATGTTAGAAAGCGGCGGCTGTGGTGGTGGTGGCTGTGGAAGTATGTTAGAAAGCGGTGGCTGTGGTGGCAGCGGTTGTGGAGgctgtggtggtggtggttgtgGAAGTATGTTAGAAAGCGGCGGCTGTGGTGGTGGTGGCTGTGGAAGTATGTTAGAAAGCGGTGGCTGTGGTGGCAGCGGTTGTGGAGgctgtggtggtggtggttgtgGAAGTATGTTAAAAAGCGGCGgctgtggtggtggtggttgtgGCTGTGGAAATAGGTTAGAAAGTGGCGGCTGTGGAGGTTGTGGTGGTGGTGGCTGTGGAAATAGGTTAGAAAGTGGCGGCTGTGGAGGTTGTGGTGGTGGTGGCTGTGGAAATAGGTTAGAAAGTGGCGGCTGTGGAGGTTGTGGTGGTGGTGGCTGTGGAAATAGGTTAGAAAGTGGCGGCTGTGGAGGTTGTGGTGGTGGTGGCTGTGGAAATAGGTTAGAAAGTGGCGGCTGTGGAGGTTGTGGTGGTGGTGGCTGTGGAAATAGGTTAGAAAGTGGCGGCTGTGGAGGTTGTGGTGGTGGTGGCTGTGGAAATAGGTTAGAAAGTGGCGGCTGTGGAGGTTGTGGTGGTGGTGGCTGTGGAAATAGGTTAGAAAGTGGCGGCTGTGGAGGTTGTGGTGGTGGTGGCTGTGGAAATAGGTTAGAAAGTGGCGGCTGTGGAGGTTGTGGTGGTGGTGGCTGTGGAAATAGGTTAGAAAGTGGCGGCTGTGGAG GTTGTGGAGGGAATAGTTTGAAAAGCAGTGGTTGTGGCGGCTGTGGTGGCGGTGGATGTGGTAATGGTTTGGCATCTATGACAACtgttgaagttaatgcataa